A genomic region of Vicinamibacterales bacterium contains the following coding sequences:
- a CDS encoding Ppx/GppA phosphatase family protein: MRIAAIDIGTNSIHMIVVRVRPDLSFEVIDREKEMVRLGAGGLDGRSLTPTAMTAALQTLTKFRRLADSHKVDEVVAAATSATREADNGGDFIAEVARKTGIQIRVISGTEEARLIHQAAVYGVHMGGRPAVVIDIGGGSIEVTLGTASHLTHARSFKLGVIRLTERFVRTDPLDPSDERRMVKYINRELGEYVDSIADRRFERVIGTSGTILSLGALALNENGASESLELRNQRVPAKAVHRLRKRLSGVDLEARLHMDGLDPRRADIIVAGSVLLDTVLRRLGAGEMTLCDLALREGLVLDYIHRNTATIRKIERYPDVRRRSVIELGERCGYSPAHARHVAELALAVFDQTRAVHKLGDREREWLEYGALLHDAGVHISYERHHRHSYYLIKNGELRGFDPEEIEIIALLARYHRQATPKKTHEGFAPLKNRLRKTVKTLAAMLRLAESLDRSHAQVVTALDVVPHGDQFLIRLRAAGDAELELWAAHRHAAPLEEALERPLRFEVSGRQKRRLHADQSHHAARVPGKAVRRRRHRRIGKNDPAGPAGEVA; the protein is encoded by the coding sequence ATGCGAATCGCCGCCATCGACATCGGAACCAACTCCATCCACATGATCGTGGTCCGGGTGCGGCCCGATCTGTCCTTCGAAGTCATTGACAGGGAAAAGGAAATGGTCCGTCTGGGGGCCGGCGGGCTCGACGGCCGGAGCCTCACGCCCACAGCAATGACCGCGGCGCTCCAGACGCTGACGAAATTCCGCCGTTTGGCGGATTCTCACAAGGTGGACGAGGTCGTCGCCGCCGCCACGTCCGCGACTCGCGAGGCCGACAACGGCGGGGATTTCATCGCCGAGGTGGCCCGGAAGACCGGCATTCAGATCCGCGTGATTTCCGGCACGGAAGAGGCCAGGCTCATCCACCAGGCCGCGGTCTACGGCGTCCACATGGGCGGCAGGCCGGCTGTGGTCATCGATATCGGGGGGGGCAGCATCGAAGTGACGCTGGGCACGGCCTCCCATCTCACTCACGCCAGGAGCTTCAAGCTCGGCGTTATCCGCCTCACCGAGCGGTTCGTCCGCACCGATCCGCTCGACCCGAGCGACGAGCGGCGGATGGTGAAATACATCAACCGGGAACTCGGCGAATACGTGGACAGCATCGCCGATCGTCGGTTCGAGCGCGTCATCGGCACCTCAGGCACGATCCTGAGCCTGGGCGCGCTGGCGCTCAACGAGAACGGCGCATCGGAATCGCTCGAGCTGCGGAACCAGCGGGTTCCCGCCAAGGCGGTGCACCGTCTGCGCAAACGGCTGAGCGGCGTGGATCTTGAAGCCCGGCTCCACATGGACGGCCTCGATCCGCGTCGCGCCGACATCATCGTGGCCGGCTCGGTGCTGCTCGACACGGTGCTCCGCCGGCTTGGCGCCGGCGAAATGACCCTGTGCGACCTGGCGCTCCGCGAGGGACTGGTCCTCGACTACATTCACCGCAACACCGCGACGATCCGGAAGATCGAGCGTTATCCCGACGTCCGCCGGCGCAGCGTGATCGAACTCGGCGAGCGCTGCGGCTATTCGCCGGCGCACGCGCGCCACGTCGCCGAGTTGGCGCTCGCGGTGTTCGATCAGACGCGCGCGGTCCACAAGCTGGGCGACCGCGAGCGTGAATGGCTGGAGTACGGGGCGCTGCTGCACGACGCGGGGGTGCACATCAGTTACGAGCGTCACCACCGCCATTCGTACTACCTGATCAAGAACGGCGAGCTGCGGGGATTCGATCCGGAAGAGATCGAGATCATTGCACTGCTCGCCCGCTACCACCGGCAGGCGACGCCGAAGAAGACCCACGAGGGCTTCGCCCCGCTCAAGAACCGCCTCCGGAAGACCGTCAAGACCCTGGCGGCGATGCTGCGGCTCGCCGAGAGCCTCGACCGCAGCCACGCACAAGTGGTGACCGCCCTCGACGTCGTGCCTCACGGCGATCAGTTCCTGATCCGGCTCCGCGCCGCCGGGGATGCCGAGCTGGAGCTGTGGGCTGCGCACCGCCATGCCGCGCCGCTCGAGGAGGCATTGGAGCGGCCGCTCCGCTTCGAAGTGTCCGGCAGACAGAAAAGACGACTCCATGCTGACCAATCTCACCACGCCGCACGAGTACCCGGGAAAGCTGTTCGTCGTCGAAGGCATCGACGGATCGGGAAAAACGACCCAGCTGGCCCTGCTGGCGAAGTGGCTTAA
- a CDS encoding CHAD domain-containing protein has protein sequence MNRSLPLVRLLDRRTRALARQLAAAVAGKDAGVHQARVASRRLREALPVLTKGLHHTKAGKARSKIKKLTAALGTVRELDVTLHLLDELAEQPGIPRTALADVRAEVMEAREDRRAVMLKRLEGVDRAKLGHRLASVRRAVAAGGTESWRAALAVRIARRARRLDEAIDSAGRVYNPEGLHRVRIAAKKLRYALEIADETGAVPCRDAVRSLKRVQDALGRLHDLQVLQHHVAVVGAAPRHRRSTPDAGLAVLSRLIEDQCRLLHGRYVASLPPLRIAVERGRHDIPVRLSARGRRPRPVKMALALRRGRAAGG, from the coding sequence ATGAACCGCTCGCTCCCCTTGGTCCGCCTCCTCGACCGCCGCACGCGGGCCCTCGCACGCCAATTGGCCGCTGCGGTGGCCGGCAAGGATGCCGGCGTCCATCAGGCCCGCGTGGCGTCACGCCGCTTGCGGGAAGCTCTGCCGGTGCTGACCAAGGGACTGCATCACACCAAGGCAGGTAAAGCGCGCAGCAAGATCAAGAAGCTGACAGCCGCACTCGGAACTGTCCGGGAACTGGACGTTACGCTCCACCTCCTGGACGAGCTGGCTGAGCAGCCGGGCATTCCTCGGACCGCGCTCGCCGATGTCCGTGCCGAAGTGATGGAGGCGCGCGAGGACCGGCGCGCCGTGATGCTGAAGCGGCTCGAAGGGGTAGACAGGGCCAAGCTCGGCCACCGGCTCGCCAGCGTCCGGCGCGCGGTCGCGGCCGGCGGTACCGAGAGTTGGCGGGCGGCGCTCGCCGTCAGGATCGCCCGCCGCGCGCGCCGCCTCGACGAAGCCATCGACAGCGCCGGGCGGGTCTACAACCCGGAAGGCCTCCATCGGGTGCGCATCGCCGCGAAGAAGCTGCGCTACGCGCTGGAGATCGCCGACGAGACGGGGGCGGTGCCGTGCCGCGACGCGGTGCGCAGTCTCAAGCGCGTGCAGGACGCGCTCGGCCGGCTGCACGATCTGCAGGTCTTGCAACACCACGTCGCCGTGGTCGGCGCGGCGCCGAGGCATCGACGCAGCACGCCGGACGCGGGCCTGGCGGTGCTGTCGCGGCTCATCGAGGATCAATGCCGCCTGCTGCACGGCCGCTACGTCGCGTCGCTGCCGCCGCTCCGGATCGCGGTCGAGCGCGGCCGCCACGACATCCCGGTGCGCCTGTCGGCGCGCGGCCGACGGCCGCGACCAGTGAAGATGGCGCTGGCGTTGCGGCGCGGGCGAGCGGCCGGCGGTTAG
- the sixA gene encoding phosphohistidine phosphatase SixA — MKRVDAMAMLELYLIRHGLAAERGKEWPDDSKRPLTPEGVARLRKSARGLNAIGITFDQIVTSPLVRTRQTADVFSEELKDHPAIATSDSLAPAGSSASVIQEISRHARKARVALVGHEPNLGELAAQLIGARTPLEFKKGGMCRLDFDMLPPKGTGLLRWFLTPKMLRQLAD; from the coding sequence ATGAAAAGAGTTGATGCGATGGCGATGCTCGAGCTGTATCTGATTCGGCACGGCCTGGCGGCCGAACGGGGCAAGGAGTGGCCCGATGACTCGAAGCGGCCGCTCACGCCGGAAGGCGTCGCGCGTCTGCGCAAGTCGGCGCGCGGGCTGAACGCGATCGGCATCACGTTCGACCAGATCGTCACCAGTCCGCTCGTCCGCACCCGCCAGACGGCCGACGTGTTCTCGGAGGAACTCAAGGATCATCCGGCGATCGCCACCTCGGATTCGCTCGCGCCGGCCGGCTCCTCGGCGTCGGTCATCCAGGAAATCTCCCGCCACGCGCGCAAGGCGCGAGTCGCGCTGGTCGGTCACGAGCCGAACCTCGGAGAGCTGGCCGCGCAGCTGATCGGCGCGCGGACGCCGCTTGAATTCAAGAAGGGCGGCATGTGCCGCCTCGATTTCGACATGCTGCCGCCCAAGGGGACCGGCTTGCTGCGCTGGTTCCTCACGCCCAAGATGCTGCGGCAGCTGGCCGACTGA